From the Tripterygium wilfordii isolate XIE 37 chromosome 6, ASM1340144v1, whole genome shotgun sequence genome, one window contains:
- the LOC119999554 gene encoding putative pentatricopeptide repeat-containing protein At2g02150, whose protein sequence is MNLRWKRLVSKQTITNLSRFNGRSLSTYPNVSESSGMCLIGAPISTAAYPASNYHGTLLQIPRCLKKNLFFCRYVQSTQQARRSHSSAEPDEEEDGTVNKFLSRFVWIMRGKLSEVYTDCDKETIDGMLLIIVGKVVSEMEKGSLEHMLGAAEALPSQDFSQDLWVTVWEVSNSVLEDMEKERKKERMKKFLQSEEVKEMSRFAGEVGIRGDMLRELRFKWAREKMEESEFYESLERLRNEERAEEKEDLEAKTAETVSEEAGVADEKPQVVSLPKRHGKIKYKIYGLDLSDPKWAEVADKVHQQGEFIWPQEPKPITGKCKLVMEKILSLKEDNDHSPLLAEWVELLQPSRIDWISLLDRLKEQNAGLYFKVAELVLREKSFQANIHDYSKLIDAHAKENRLEDAERILKMMNEDGMAPDILTATVLVHMYSNAGNLDRAKEAFENLRSHGFRPDMKIYYSMIMAYVKAGQPRLAESLMREMETRDIKPTKEIYMALLRSFAQRGDVVGAGRITTTMQFSGFQPSLESCTLLVEAHAHAGDPEQARNNFDYMIQLGNKPDDRSTASMIAAYEKKNMFDKALNLLLQLEKDGFEPGLATYTVLLDWMSKLQLLDEAEHLLGKIAEQGEAPPLKIQVSLCDMYSRAGVEKKALQALGVLEANKGQLGPNEFERIIDALTAGGFVQDAQRVHKMMEAQGFTASEKLKVSLMTSQAFRKRPTVQR, encoded by the exons ATGAATTTGAGGTGGAAGCGCCTAGTTTCAAAGCAAACGATAACAAATCTATCAAGATTCAATGGAAGATCTCTGTCTACATACCCTAATGTCAGTGAAAGCAGTGGCATGTGTTTGATTGGAGCCCCGATTAGTACTGCCGCATACCCTGCAAGCAACTACCATGGTACTCTTCTCCAAATCCCTAGAtgcctaaaaaaaaatttgtttttctgCAGATACGTTCAGTCTACTCAACAAGCAAGGCGAAGCCACTCAAGTGCTGAGCctgatgaggaggaggatggCACAGTTAACAAGTTCTTGTCGCGATTCGTGTGGATAATGCGCGGGAAGCTATCAGAAGTTTACACAGATTGCGATAAAGAGACAATTGATGGGATGCTTTTGATTATTGTGGGGAAGGTTGTATCTGAGATGGAAAAGGGTAGCCTTGAGCATATGCTCGGTGCTGCAGAGGCCTTACCATCGCAGGATTTCAGCCAGGATTTGTGGGTAACTGTTTGGGAAGTTAGTAATTCGGTGTTAGAGGACATggagaaagaaaggaagaaggaGAGAATGAAGAAATTTCTGCAATCTGAGGAGGTGAAGGAGATGTCTAGGTTTGCTGGTGAGGTTGGGATTCGTGGGGACATGTTGAGAGAGCTAAGATTTAAATGGGCCCGTGAGAAGATGGAGGAAAGTGAGTTTTATGAGAGTTTGGAGCGTCTGAGGAACGAGGAGAGGGCTGAAGAGAAGGAGGATTTGGAGGCAAAGACAGCCGAAACAGTGAGCGAAGAGGCTGGTGTGGCTGATGAGAAACCTCAGGTTGTTTCTCTACCGAAGAGACATGGGAAGATAAAGTACAAAATTTATGGACTTGACCTGTCTGATCCAAAGTGGGCTGAAGTGGCTGATAAAGTACATCAGCAAGGGGAGTTTATTTGGCCTCAAGAACCAAAGCCAATAACAGGCAAATGCAAATTGGTAATGGAGAAAATACTTTCTCTGAAGGAGGATAACGACCATTCCCCATTATTGGCCGAGTGGGTTGAGCTTCTACAACCTAGCAGGATTGACTGGATCTCTTTGCTTGATAGATTGAAAGAACAGAATGCTGGTTTATACTTTAAG GTTGCTGAACTTGTGTTGAGGGAGAAATCATTCCAGGCGAATATTCACGATTATTCAAAGCTTATTGATGCCCATGCCAAAGAGAACCGCTTGGAAGATGCTGAGAGAATTCTTAAGATGATGAACGAAGATGGTATGGCACCGGATATATTGACAGCCACAGTTTTGGTGCACATGTACAGCAACGCCGGCAATCTTGATCGTGCTAAAGAAGCATTTGAAAACTTGAGAAGCCACGGCTTCCGGCCTGACATGAAGATCTACTACTCAATGATCATGGCATATGTGAAGGCTGGCCAACCCAGGTTGGCCGAGTCATTGATGAGAGAGATGGAAACAAGAGACATCAAACCTACAAAGGAGATTTACATGGCATTGCTGCGGTCTTTCGCCCAACGTGGTGATGTTGTTGGGGCTGGACGAATTACAACAACGATGCAGTTTTCAGGATTCCAGCCAAGTTTGGAATCCTGCACATTGCTTGTCGAGGCACATGCGCATGCTGGAGACCCAGAGCAAGCTAGGAACAACTTCGACTACATGATACAACTAGGAAATAAACCCGATGACAGGAGTACTGCTAGCATGATTGCAgcttatgagaaaaaaaatatgtttgataAGGCATTAAACCTTCTGTTGCAGCTTGAGAAGGATGGCTTTGAGCCTGGACTTGCTACGTATACTGTTCTTTTGGATTGGATGTCAAAGTTGCAGCTGCTTGATGAGGCTGAGCATCTGTTGGGCAAGATTGCTGAGCAGGGTGAAGCCCCTCCTTTGAAGATTCAAGTTAGCCTTTGTGATATGTACTCGAGGGCTGGGGTTGAGAAGAAGGCTCTTCAAGCATTGGGGGTTTTGGAAGCAAATAAGGGGCAATTGGGAccaaatgaatttgaaaggattATAGATGCACTTACAGCTGGGGGGTTTGTGCAGGATGCTCAAAGGGTACATAAAATGATGGAAGCCCAGGGATTTACTGCATCCGAAAAGCTAAAGGTGAGCCTAatgacatctcaagctttccgcaAGAGACCAACGGTACAACGATAA
- the LOC119999556 gene encoding CBS domain-containing protein CBSX3, mitochondrial — MLGLVRGGLRSYQKTFRVPIPKHFLGQLNVERENPLSRCRCVVSSQDMQEKGLENVTVADVLLTKGEENIGSWISCLTNDTIEDAIKNMAEHNIGSLVVLKPGDQQHIAGIITERDYMRKIIAKERPSRYTRVAEIMTDENKLITVTPDTNIVQAMKLMTDNHIRHVPVLNQKIVGMLSIVDVVRAVVEQQNGELKRLNGFIKGEYY; from the exons ATGCTAGGGCTCGTTCGAGGCGGCTTAAGATCGTACCAGAAAACATTCAGagtaccaattccaaagcacttTCTGGGACAACTCAATGTTGAGAGGGAAAACCCACTTTCCCGTTGTCGATGCGTCGTATCCTCCCAGGACATGCAGGAGAAAGGATTGGAGAATGTAACAGTAGCAGATGTTCTATTGACAAAGGGAGAAGAAAACATTGGATCTTGGATTTCCTGTCTCACAAATGACACCATCGAGGATGCCATAAAGAAT ATGGCAGAGCACAATATTGGCTCATTAGTAGTACTTAAGCCAGGAGATCAACAGCATATCGCAGGAATCATCACAGAGAGAG ATTATATGAGGAAGATAATTGCAAAAGAAAGACCCTCTCGATACACAAGAGTTGCAGAAATCATGACAGATGAG AACAAGTTAATAACAGTGACACCTGACACGAACATTGTTCAAGCAATGAAGCTTATGACAG ACAATCACATAAGGCACGTTCCAGTTCTAAATCAAAAGATAGTGGGCATGCTTTCCATCGTAGATGTTGTCCGAGCAGTAGTCGAGCAGCAAAATGGCGAACTGAAACGACTGAATGGGTTCATCAAAGGAGAATATTATTAG